The proteins below are encoded in one region of Mus caroli chromosome 10, CAROLI_EIJ_v1.1, whole genome shotgun sequence:
- the Slc35d3 gene encoding solute carrier family 35 member D3 — protein sequence MRQLCRGRVLGISVAIAHGVFSGSLNILLKFLISRYQFSFLTLVQCLTSSTAALSLELLRRLGLIAVPPFGLSLARSFAGVAVLSTLQSSLTLWSLRGLSLPMYVVFKRCLPLVTMLIGVLVLKNGAPSPGVLAAVLITTCGAALAGAGDLTGDPIGYVTGVLAVLVHAAYLVLIQKASADTEHGPLTAQYVIAVSATPLLVICSFASTDSIHAWTFPGWKDPAMVSIFVACILIGCAMNFTTLHCTYINSAVTTSFVGVVKSIATITVGMVAFSDVEPTSLFIAGVVVNTLGSIIYCVAKFLETRRQSNYEDLESQAEGEERQSSGDQLPFAMEELPAKSGNSEPESAEGAGDSVQQGGQESRGSIRGISLVARSSRAEGHNDEVGRRSLKDTYLEVWRLVRGTKYMKKDYLMENEALPSP from the exons ATGCGGCAGCTGTGCCGGGGCCGCGTGCTGGGCATCTCGGTGGCGATCGCGCACGGGGTCTTCTCTGGCTCCCTCAACATCCTGCTCAAGTTCCTCATCAGCCGCTACCAGTTCTCCTTCCTGACCCTGGTGCAGTGCCTGACCAGCTCCACCGCGGCGCTGAGCCTGGAGCTGCTGCGGCGCCTGGGGCTCATTGCCGTGCCCCCCTTCGGCCTGAGCCTGGCTCGCTCCTTCGCGGGGGTCGCCGTGCTCTCCACGCTGCAGTCCAGCCTCACTCTCTGGTCGCTGCGCGGCCTCAGCCTGCCCATGTACGTAGTCTTCAAGCGCTGCCTGCCCCTAGTCACCATGCTCATCGGTGTGCTGGTGCTCAAGAACGGTGCGCCCTCGCCCGGGGTGCTGGCGGCCGTGCTCATCACCACCTGCGGCGCCGCCCTGGCAG GAGCTGGCGACCTGACGGGCGACCCCATTGGGTACGTAACGGGCGTGCTGGCTGTATTGGTGCACGCAGCCTACCTGGTGCTGATCCAGAAAGCGAGCGCGGACACGGAACACGGGCCTCTCACCGCACAGTATGTCATCGCCGTCTCCGCCACCCCTCTGCTGGTCATCTGCTCTTTCGCCAGCACCGACTCCATCCACGCCTGGACCTTTCCAGGCTGGAAGGACCCGGCCATGGTTTCCATATTCGTGGCCTGTATCCTGATCGGCTGTGCCATGAACTTCACCACACTGCACTGTACCTACATCAACTCTGCGGTGACCACCAGCTTCGTGGGCGTGGTGAAGAGCATCGCCACTATCACGGTGGGCATGGTGGCGTTCAGCGACGTGGAGCCCACCTCTCTGTTCATTGCCGGCGTTGTGGTGAACACCCTGGGCTCCATCATTTACTGTGTGGCCAAAttcttggagaccagaagacaaagCAATTATGAAGATCTGGAATcgcaggcagagggagaggagcgACAGTCAAGTGGGGACCAGTTGCCTTTCGCTATGGAGGAGCTGCCCGCCAAGAGCGGAAATAGCGAGCCAGAGAGTGCGGAGGGGGCAGGTGACTCCGTACAGCAAGGTGGGCAAGAGTCAAGGGGCAGCATCAGAGGGATCTCGCTGGTGGCTAGGAGTTCAAGAGCAGAAGGGCATAATGATGAGGTGGGAAGGAGGTCCTTAAAGGACACTTACTTAGAAGTGTGGAGACTAGTTAGGGGAACTAAGTACATGAAGAAGGATTATTTGATGGAAAACGAGGCACTACCCAGTCCTTGA